CATTCATCGTGGATAAGCGTAAGCTTAGTAGTTCCACCCACCGGTTCAAGCAGCCAAGATATACGCGATTCATATCTTTCTGTACCCTTATGATAGGAGGGGCCGACCTTATGCGTGAAGCGCAATGCTTTTTGTGGAGTGAACTCCAGCAGAGTACCATATACATGTATCGTTTCATCGCCATCTGCACCGGGACCAATGTATTCCAGCAATTCGCCTTCTTTAAAGGTTGAATGGATTACGCTCCCGTAGTAAATCTGTTTAGTACCTTCCGGAGAGATCAAAGTCTCCCATACCTGCTCAGGTGTTCCGCCAATATAAAATTCATAGTGAAGTTCTTTCATTCGTAATTCCTCCTTGGTTTGTACTTTCATTTATTCCCTCAGACTCATTTACACTATACAAAAAGATCACTGACAACTACGGTCAGTGATCCTAAAAATAATATCTTAAGTTCTATAATGAGCTGCCAGATCGGTGGCTATAGAAGACAGCTTTTGTTTCAGAGCTAGAGGCTCCATGATGCGTAATGTGGTTCCATAAGGTAACAGAAAGTACGGTACATAAGTCAGTAAAGAAGTTTCGTCCACTTGAAAGCGGGCTTGTCCGTCTTTGCGCTGGACCAGCGTATGCCCAAATAGCCAATGACTGCATAGATCATTCAATATTCCCTCTTCTGATGCGATGACTACTGTAACTAGTGTCTCCTCGGTATTGCGTACAGGCAGTAAGCTGTTTAACAAAAAGTCACGTGCAGAGAAATCAGTGGGACGGGTAAAGATCGCTTCTGTGCGGTGCAATTCAACCATTCTATCGACCCGAAAACTGCGAATTTCTTGTCGCTGATGGCAGTAAGCTACGGTGTACCATTGTCCTTTCCATAGAACTAGACCGTAAGGATCAATGGCACGGGAGGATACAGTACCGCCATTTCTCTTATTGTATTCCATTTGCAGGGTGTGTCCGTTCGCTGTCCCCAATTCCAACTCTTGAATCAGATGTGTAAGCGGCAGAGAAGGAGAGTGGATACTCTCAATACCGTTCTCGTGGCGCTCCATCTGTTCTAATTGCTGCGCATTGCTATACCTTTTCAGCTTGGAAATGGCTCGGTCCAGAGCTTCTACATAAGGGTATCCGGTTCCCCGGGCAAAGGAAGAAGCTTGTAGAAGGGAACGCTGCTCTTCAGAGTCAAAGAATAATGGAGCTTCGATAAAATGTTCCGGTAAGCTGTAACCGCCGCCAGTTCCGCTATCCGCGATAACGGGTACACCACTGATGCATAGCGCATCAATATAACGGTATACGGAGCGGACACTGATCTCTAACGCTTCCGCTAGTTCTCCGGCGGTTCTTCCCCGCTGCTTGAGCATCCATAGAATGGATAACATATG
The window above is part of the Paenibacillus sp. FSL K6-0276 genome. Proteins encoded here:
- a CDS encoding SRPBCC domain-containing protein, which translates into the protein MKELHYEFYIGGTPEQVWETLISPEGTKQIYYGSVIHSTFKEGELLEYIGPGADGDETIHVYGTLLEFTPQKALRFTHKVGPSYHKGTERYESRISWLLEPVGGTTKLTLIHDEWHPDDPSYAGSISAWWQVLSNTKTLVETGRTLDFGSWT
- a CDS encoding WYL domain-containing protein — translated: MSKADHMLSILWMLKQRGRTAGELAEALEISVRSVYRYIDALCISGVPVIADSGTGGGYSLPEHFIEAPLFFDSEEQRSLLQASSFARGTGYPYVEALDRAISKLKRYSNAQQLEQMERHENGIESIHSPSLPLTHLIQELELGTANGHTLQMEYNKRNGGTVSSRAIDPYGLVLWKGQWYTVAYCHQRQEIRSFRVDRMVELHRTEAIFTRPTDFSARDFLLNSLLPVRNTEETLVTVVIASEEGILNDLCSHWLFGHTLVQRKDGQARFQVDETSLLTYVPYFLLPYGTTLRIMEPLALKQKLSSIATDLAAHYRT